The proteins below are encoded in one region of Candidatus Thiodiazotropha sp. LNASS1:
- the hldE gene encoding bifunctional D-glycero-beta-D-manno-heptose-7-phosphate kinase/D-glycero-beta-D-manno-heptose 1-phosphate adenylyltransferase HldE yields the protein MQFHLPDFSQAHVLVIGDLMLDRYWQGSAAKISPEAPVPVVHVSDSEERPGGGANVALNMASLGVRVGLCGLVGEDEAGAALAKHLEQAGVACHLQVEKGLPTITKLRVISQHQQLIRLDFEQPLWECDLSELERLWLQQLPATELVILSDYAKGTLQQPQRLIDAANERRIPVLVDPKGGNFSKYRGATLLTPNLKEFEAVVGRCRSDQELNDKGVELRQKLNLKALLITLSERGMLLIDEDAPPLHLPTRAREVFDVTGAGDTVIGVLGAGIAAGMPVQEAAGLANVAAGLMVAKLGAGSVSLGELKGALRRQGDFHTILSRDQLREATDEARYQGEKIVMTNGCFDILHEGHVSYLQQAKQLGDRLVVAVNDDDSVRRLKGEGRPINSIKQRMAVLAGLASVDWVVPFSEDTPESLICDIKPDLLVKGGDYRPQEIAGYDCVVKNGGEVKVLEYLEGVSTSRIVEAMRDAE from the coding sequence ATGCAATTTCATCTTCCCGACTTTAGTCAAGCGCATGTCCTGGTGATAGGCGATCTGATGCTGGATCGCTATTGGCAGGGTTCTGCCGCCAAGATCTCCCCCGAAGCACCGGTGCCTGTGGTACATGTGAGCGATAGTGAAGAGCGCCCAGGCGGTGGCGCCAATGTGGCGCTGAATATGGCTTCCCTGGGCGTCAGGGTGGGTCTGTGCGGCCTGGTGGGCGAGGATGAGGCGGGCGCCGCCCTGGCAAAACATCTTGAACAGGCTGGCGTGGCCTGTCATCTGCAGGTGGAGAAAGGTTTGCCCACCATCACCAAGCTGCGTGTGATCAGCCAACATCAGCAATTGATCCGACTCGATTTCGAGCAGCCGCTATGGGAGTGTGATCTGTCCGAGCTCGAGCGACTCTGGCTGCAGCAACTGCCCGCTACTGAGCTGGTGATTCTATCGGATTATGCCAAGGGTACCCTGCAACAGCCACAGCGCCTGATCGATGCTGCCAATGAGCGGCGCATACCTGTCCTGGTGGATCCGAAAGGTGGGAATTTTTCCAAATACAGGGGTGCCACCCTGCTGACCCCCAATCTGAAGGAGTTCGAAGCGGTTGTGGGTCGCTGCAGATCGGATCAGGAACTCAACGACAAAGGCGTTGAGCTAAGACAAAAGCTCAATCTGAAGGCCCTGCTGATCACGCTTAGCGAGCGCGGCATGCTGTTGATCGATGAGGATGCCCCGCCATTGCATCTGCCTACCCGTGCTCGTGAAGTGTTTGATGTGACCGGCGCCGGAGATACGGTAATCGGAGTGCTTGGCGCCGGCATCGCTGCAGGCATGCCCGTTCAGGAGGCAGCCGGATTGGCGAATGTGGCCGCTGGCCTGATGGTGGCGAAGCTTGGCGCCGGCAGCGTCTCCCTTGGTGAGTTGAAGGGCGCCCTGCGTAGGCAGGGGGACTTCCATACCATCCTGAGCCGGGATCAGTTGCGCGAGGCTACGGATGAGGCGCGCTATCAGGGTGAAAAGATAGTCATGACCAACGGTTGTTTCGATATTCTGCATGAGGGGCATGTAAGCTATCTGCAGCAAGCCAAGCAACTGGGTGACCGTCTGGTGGTTGCCGTTAACGATGACGATTCCGTGAGGCGCCTGAAGGGCGAAGGGCGGCCGATCAACAGTATCAAACAGCGGATGGCGGTGTTGGCCGGCCTGGCATCGGTGGATTGGGTTGTGCCGTTCAGTGAAGATACACCCGAGTCATTGATCTGTGACATCAAACCCGACCTTCTGGTGAAGGGCGGGGATTATCGGCCGCAAGAGATAGCCGGCTATGATTGTGTAGTGAAAAACGGCGGTGAAGTGAAAGTTCTCGAATACCTCGAAGGTGTCTCCACCAGTCGTATTGTCGAGGCCATGCGCGATGCAGAATGA
- a CDS encoding glycosyltransferase produces the protein MRVLHIEAGMHLYGGARQVVYLLSGLQHHGIESHLVCPRGSAVAEAVREIGVTVEEIPMGGDLDLGLIFRLKRAIQGATPDLVHIHSRRGADILGGVATRLCGIKSVLSRRVDNPEHPVLVMAKYRLYDRVIAISQGIADVLSEEGVPAEKLVCVRSAVDVDLYQQHCDKAGFSAQFDLAEDALVMGVAAQLIPRKGHRYLLHALPRLIQSFPHLHLLVFGKGPLREVLEQQIEALQLQQHVTLAGFRDDLPQLLPCLDLLVHPALMEGLGVALLQAASAGLPIVAVEAGGMPEAVEDGVNGLLVPPGSDEALADAIHQLLDNEELRRRMGESGREKMRRGFSVEQMVLGNLAVYRDLLDLPEVTG, from the coding sequence GTGAGGGTTCTGCACATCGAGGCGGGGATGCATCTCTATGGTGGTGCCAGGCAGGTCGTTTATCTGTTGTCTGGCCTGCAGCACCATGGTATTGAATCACACTTGGTCTGCCCGCGTGGTAGTGCGGTGGCGGAGGCGGTACGCGAGATTGGCGTTACGGTGGAGGAGATACCCATGGGCGGGGATCTCGATTTGGGGCTGATTTTTCGCCTCAAACGCGCCATCCAAGGCGCTACCCCCGATCTGGTGCATATTCACAGTCGACGCGGAGCCGATATCCTGGGTGGAGTTGCGACACGCCTGTGCGGGATCAAATCAGTACTGTCACGACGAGTCGACAACCCCGAGCATCCGGTGTTGGTGATGGCGAAATATCGCCTCTATGATCGTGTAATCGCCATATCTCAGGGTATTGCCGATGTCTTGAGCGAGGAGGGCGTGCCGGCGGAAAAGCTGGTCTGCGTACGTAGTGCCGTTGACGTGGATCTCTATCAGCAGCACTGTGACAAGGCCGGGTTCAGTGCGCAGTTTGATCTGGCCGAGGATGCCTTGGTCATGGGTGTGGCTGCACAATTGATACCCCGCAAGGGGCATCGTTATCTGTTGCATGCACTGCCGAGGCTGATACAGTCATTTCCTCATCTGCATCTGCTGGTGTTCGGCAAGGGGCCGTTGCGTGAGGTGCTTGAACAGCAGATAGAGGCATTGCAGCTCCAACAGCATGTGACCTTGGCCGGTTTTCGCGATGATCTGCCACAGCTCCTGCCCTGTCTCGACCTGTTGGTGCATCCAGCCTTGATGGAGGGATTGGGTGTTGCCTTACTGCAGGCGGCAAGTGCCGGCCTGCCCATCGTGGCAGTTGAAGCAGGCGGTATGCCGGAGGCGGTTGAGGATGGGGTGAACGGTTTGTTGGTGCCGCCGGGCAGTGATGAGGCCTTGGCTGACGCAATCCATCAGTTGCTGGATAACGAGGAGCTGCGCCGGCGGATGGGTGAGTCCGGCAGGGAGAAGATGCGGCGCGGATTTTCCGTGGAGCAGATGGTGTTGGGGAATCTGGCTGTCTATCGGGATCTGTTGGATCTCCCTGAGGTGACGGGTTAG
- a CDS encoding glycosyltransferase family 9 protein — protein MKLSDLENPSILIVRLSAIGDIVFATPLIHAIRRRYPEARISWLVQAESKDLLECHPELDQVLVWPRQAWESHWKKRRWLDLWQAIRQFRQLLKVHRFDVALDVQSLMKSGFLTWLSGAEHRIGLGSREGSQWLMDQVIAKGGEPTRIASEYHHFAQQLELPVDEFEMHIGLSDEDNSQADALLTAHGLERGFIAICPFTTRPQKHWFNSSWNELLAAVGQRWQLPVVMLGGPGDRSSSLAIGERNQESLINLTGETTLRQAAALIRRAKLIIGVDTGLTHMGIAMNRPTLCLFGSTRPYLDTTHDNAAVIYHPRQCSPCKRKPTCNGSFDCMRDIKVTEVMRHASRLAGLDGRVR, from the coding sequence GTGAAATTGTCTGATCTTGAGAATCCGTCGATCCTGATCGTTCGCCTGAGTGCCATCGGTGATATCGTGTTTGCCACGCCTTTGATACATGCCATACGGCGCCGTTATCCAGAGGCGCGCATCAGTTGGCTGGTGCAGGCGGAATCGAAAGACCTCCTGGAGTGCCATCCGGAGTTGGACCAGGTTCTCGTCTGGCCGAGGCAGGCGTGGGAAAGTCATTGGAAAAAGCGACGTTGGCTGGATCTGTGGCAGGCGATCCGTCAATTCAGACAATTATTAAAGGTGCATCGTTTCGATGTGGCGCTGGATGTGCAAAGTTTGATGAAAAGTGGCTTTCTGACCTGGTTGTCAGGTGCCGAACACCGTATCGGTCTGGGTTCCAGGGAGGGTAGTCAGTGGCTGATGGATCAGGTCATAGCGAAGGGCGGGGAGCCAACGCGCATCGCATCTGAATATCACCACTTCGCCCAGCAGCTCGAACTGCCTGTGGATGAGTTCGAGATGCACATCGGTCTGAGTGATGAGGATAACTCCCAGGCGGATGCCTTGCTGACGGCACATGGACTTGAGCGGGGTTTCATCGCGATCTGTCCTTTCACCACCCGGCCGCAAAAGCACTGGTTCAACAGTTCCTGGAATGAGTTGCTGGCTGCAGTCGGGCAGCGATGGCAGTTGCCCGTAGTCATGCTGGGTGGGCCGGGTGACAGGTCATCTTCATTGGCGATTGGAGAGAGGAATCAGGAGAGTCTGATTAATTTGACTGGTGAAACAACCCTGCGCCAGGCGGCCGCCCTGATCAGAAGGGCCAAGCTGATAATCGGCGTCGATACTGGTTTGACCCATATGGGGATAGCAATGAATCGTCCCACTCTCTGCCTGTTTGGATCGACCCGGCCCTACCTCGATACAACGCACGATAATGCTGCAGTGATCTATCATCCACGGCAATGCTCACCCTGTAAACGCAAACCCACCTGTAACGGATCATTCGACTGTATGCGGGATATCAAAGTCACGGAGGTGATGCGTCACGCGTCCCGCCTGGCCGGACTCGATGGGAGGGTGAGGTGA
- the lpxL gene encoding LpxL/LpxP family Kdo(2)-lipid IV(A) lauroyl/palmitoleoyl acyltransferase, with translation MAKKRKHSPYSPLYWPTWAGLGVLWLVSQSLPFRPALLIGRLIGKLVYRLSAKRRHIAAVNLSICFPQMSETEREALLREHFHSLGIGIVMIGFAWWANDDKLRSLIDIEGIEHLQQSLDRGKGVILLSAHFTDLEITGRLLSLFQPIAVMYRPHENPVIEWAFSRNRRIRFEAAIPRNDIRQVVRTLRQNLPVWYAPDQSFKGRNSTLAPFFGEPAGTNTATSRLAKISGADVILFSGFRKQDSSCYRLIIHPPLTGFPTRDAVQDATRINGLIEKAIDYAPEQYLWIHRRFKKRKVIPDPY, from the coding sequence ATGGCAAAAAAGCGTAAACACTCCCCCTACTCCCCACTCTACTGGCCCACATGGGCGGGTCTGGGCGTATTATGGCTGGTGAGTCAGTCTCTTCCCTTTCGGCCGGCACTACTCATAGGTCGTCTAATCGGCAAGCTAGTTTACCGTTTATCTGCCAAACGTAGACATATAGCCGCTGTCAATCTAAGCATCTGTTTTCCCCAGATGAGCGAAACCGAACGCGAAGCACTGCTGCGCGAGCACTTCCATTCCTTGGGTATCGGCATCGTGATGATAGGATTCGCCTGGTGGGCCAATGATGACAAACTGCGATCACTGATCGATATCGAGGGGATTGAACACCTGCAACAGAGCCTGGACAGAGGTAAAGGCGTTATATTATTGAGTGCCCATTTCACCGACCTGGAGATTACCGGAAGGCTGCTGAGCCTGTTCCAACCGATAGCGGTGATGTACCGACCACATGAAAACCCGGTCATCGAATGGGCATTCAGTCGAAATCGTCGCATACGCTTCGAAGCGGCGATACCGCGCAACGATATACGCCAGGTGGTGAGGACGCTGAGGCAGAATCTTCCTGTTTGGTATGCCCCGGATCAGAGTTTCAAAGGACGTAACAGTACCCTGGCGCCGTTTTTCGGTGAACCGGCCGGCACCAATACAGCCACATCCCGCCTGGCAAAGATCAGTGGCGCCGATGTTATTCTGTTCAGCGGCTTTCGTAAGCAGGACAGCAGTTGCTACCGCCTGATCATACATCCACCTTTGACCGGCTTCCCAACCCGGGACGCAGTGCAGGATGCCACGCGCATCAACGGTCTGATTGAGAAGGCCATCGATTATGCGCCTGAACAATATCTCTGGATACATCGGCGCTTCAAAAAACGAAAAGTGATTCCGGACCCCTACTAG
- the msbA gene encoding lipid A export permease/ATP-binding protein MsbA yields MQNETGAPSGPGMTGRELYLRLLKRVRPYWRQFSGALAAMVVLALTEPAIPWLMKPMLDGSFVEKDPAIIFWSPILLILLFSIRGIMNFISGVAFEWVAGKVVLDLRRMMIERILTMGTPYFDAHATGSLISKVTFNVNQVTMAATKVLTTLVKDTIIIIGLLAYMLYLNWLLTLAVFMAMPIIVVAVRYLAIRLRRVNRALQQTMGVMTQVLEESIRGHKVIKIFEGRPYEQRRFLERANWVRRYNMKSKVAGSAHMPLVEFVGAAMIAALVYVSTHQTAAGELTVGGFVSLMVAIGLLFSPLKRLTGINQPLQKGLAAAESVFSLVDEQPEADNGTRSLENVEGRVSFDAVSFRYPAMDKDALKPISFEMEPGSTVALVGHSGGGKTTIANLIPRFYTPTGGRILIDGIDIQELSLISLRRQISYVGQDSVLFDDSVAANIAYGAVGEVSHEQIVEAAKSAYALEFIQRLPDGFDTVIGEDGIRLSGGQRQRLAIARALIKDAPVLLLDEATSALDTESERYVQAALKTLTQERTTLVIAHRLSTIQHADKILVIQDGELVEEGKHQQLIDQKGVYYQLCHHQFSDQFESLE; encoded by the coding sequence ATGCAGAATGAGACCGGCGCACCATCCGGCCCCGGCATGACAGGTCGCGAACTCTATCTGCGACTGTTAAAGCGTGTACGTCCCTATTGGCGCCAGTTCAGCGGTGCGTTGGCCGCCATGGTGGTGTTGGCATTGACCGAGCCGGCCATCCCCTGGCTGATGAAGCCGATGCTCGACGGCAGTTTTGTGGAAAAAGATCCGGCGATTATCTTCTGGTCGCCGATCCTGTTGATCCTGCTCTTCTCCATCCGTGGCATCATGAACTTCATCAGCGGGGTCGCCTTCGAGTGGGTTGCCGGCAAGGTGGTACTGGATCTGCGTAGAATGATGATTGAGCGAATCCTGACCATGGGGACGCCCTATTTCGATGCACATGCCACCGGGAGCCTGATTTCAAAGGTGACCTTCAATGTCAATCAGGTGACCATGGCGGCAACCAAAGTGCTTACGACCCTGGTCAAGGATACGATCATTATCATCGGTCTTCTCGCCTATATGCTCTATCTCAACTGGTTGTTGACCCTGGCCGTATTTATGGCAATGCCGATTATTGTTGTCGCGGTACGTTATCTGGCGATACGGCTGCGGCGGGTGAATCGGGCCTTGCAACAGACCATGGGAGTGATGACCCAGGTTCTCGAGGAGTCGATCAGGGGGCACAAGGTGATAAAGATCTTTGAAGGTCGGCCCTATGAACAGCGGCGATTCCTGGAACGTGCGAATTGGGTGCGCCGCTATAACATGAAGAGCAAGGTGGCCGGTTCCGCGCACATGCCTTTGGTTGAATTTGTCGGTGCCGCGATGATAGCGGCATTGGTCTATGTCAGTACCCACCAGACCGCAGCCGGGGAGTTGACCGTTGGTGGTTTCGTCTCTCTGATGGTGGCCATCGGATTGCTGTTTTCACCATTGAAAAGGCTCACCGGTATCAATCAGCCGCTGCAAAAGGGATTGGCGGCGGCAGAGAGCGTGTTCAGCCTGGTGGATGAGCAACCCGAAGCCGATAACGGTACCCGTTCATTGGAAAATGTCGAGGGAAGAGTCTCATTCGATGCGGTCTCTTTCCGTTATCCCGCTATGGATAAGGATGCCTTGAAGCCGATCAGTTTCGAGATGGAGCCTGGTTCGACGGTCGCCCTGGTTGGGCATTCCGGTGGAGGTAAGACAACCATCGCCAACCTGATCCCCCGCTTTTATACTCCAACCGGTGGGAGGATCCTGATTGACGGTATCGATATCCAGGAGTTGAGTCTGATCAGTTTGCGCAGGCAGATCTCCTATGTGGGTCAGGATTCGGTATTGTTCGATGATAGCGTGGCGGCGAATATCGCTTATGGCGCTGTCGGCGAGGTCAGCCATGAGCAGATCGTCGAGGCGGCTAAAAGCGCTTACGCCCTGGAGTTCATTCAACGCCTGCCTGATGGATTCGATACCGTAATCGGTGAGGATGGGATTCGTCTTTCAGGTGGGCAGCGTCAGCGTCTGGCCATTGCCCGGGCGCTAATCAAAGATGCGCCTGTCCTGTTGCTCGATGAAGCGACCTCGGCATTGGATACAGAATCGGAGCGGTATGTCCAGGCAGCCTTGAAGACCTTGACTCAGGAACGAACGACACTGGTGATCGCACATCGCCTTTCCACCATTCAGCATGCAGACAAGATCCTGGTGATTCAGGACGGCGAACTGGTTGAAGAGGGTAAGCATCAGCAATTGATCGATCAAAAAGGCGTCTATTATCAACTCTGCCACCATCAGTTCAGCGACCAGTTTGAGAGTTTGGAATAA
- a CDS encoding glycosyltransferase: MPAISVIIPSYNHAHYIAQAIESVLRQSFSDWELIIIDDCSNDDSWSVINSYTDKRIHSSRHKQNQGAHNTINEGLALAKGDFLTILNSDDIYSRDRLLQLHAKATQEGIAFLATGVQPITADGTPMADPDSHWNQWYTGLLDNYRENSQLLTGLCKGNLLITTSNFFFSREIYDKHGGFADYRYVHDYEFVLRLIFAGYKTALLADSALVQYRIHDTNTIQENPVAANVETAQLLSDSIPEILTHSRQHSDKNLLLITEQIGWLGDNVQTTVNQREASHKQHINLLTQQIRQTEKNYQQQISAIYNSTSYRLGNRIVGPIQRLRSRVTRFLNRNAHRIHDIAETKAVILKNRARLKCVSFDIFDTLLARVIEPPEAVQMAVCRELAAILGGDHNTESVWQARQNAEQHLRAAARENSGDGECHFDDLVNDWVNELNSDTPNDLLATLIHKIEVEMECLALYVKPDMVELLSWIRQHDLKVIATSDMYLGERHIREILSEKGLLDRLDELHVSSESGLCKHSGKLFQHILEQHKWRPEELLHIGDNPISDSQALLAQGGIGLHLHEKHELTRRKHQILHHEMCHYGGPWPGMWFSQVYDALLSQQQGNQVESGFFYQYGRHRLGPLFNIFMAGLTEAVRRDRIDKLYFVARDGFIFQQLYSMWKGDDCPQGEYLYASRKTIMAASISQGMTLDQARMALFNPKQQGLLSILKTFGLHRKEFESLAHRHGFEEMDQPLTDHRDRRLKDFLDDPEVQHKISAYGSLCRERLERYLEQLGFFSHDTVAFVDIGWNGTIQKYLKSAFGHRDDFPKMSGYYFAFVGKIHKEFGEDNRVHGLLYEANSDPEAFKTATEFEELFEQGARSLEATTTGYADDDGMISPILKPNDSADRVAEIQCNESIKQIHAGVQSSTEAFVNAYRLTGVNFDQLRPYGFALLERAIIYPTRDEIEHITGLAHSEDFGHENILNLKSPPVRLGGLLLHPRAVWHNLLNAPWKAAMFADLPTHLWNFMFRVLKVVRHS; the protein is encoded by the coding sequence ATGCCAGCAATCAGCGTAATCATCCCCTCCTATAACCATGCACACTACATTGCGCAGGCGATCGAGAGCGTGCTCCGGCAATCATTCAGTGACTGGGAACTGATAATCATCGATGATTGCTCCAATGATGACTCATGGAGTGTAATCAACAGTTATACAGATAAACGAATTCATAGTAGCCGGCACAAACAAAACCAGGGCGCCCACAACACCATCAACGAGGGGCTGGCACTGGCAAAGGGAGACTTCCTGACAATACTCAATTCGGATGACATCTACAGTCGAGACAGACTGCTGCAACTCCACGCCAAAGCAACGCAGGAAGGCATCGCCTTCCTGGCAACCGGTGTGCAACCCATCACTGCCGATGGCACACCCATGGCAGACCCGGACAGCCACTGGAATCAATGGTACACAGGATTGCTCGACAACTATCGGGAAAACAGCCAGCTGCTCACCGGTCTGTGCAAGGGCAATCTGTTGATTACCACGTCGAACTTCTTTTTCAGTCGCGAGATATACGATAAGCATGGCGGCTTCGCCGATTATCGCTACGTGCACGACTATGAATTCGTCCTGAGGCTGATCTTTGCAGGCTACAAGACTGCCCTGCTGGCCGACAGCGCACTGGTGCAATACCGAATACACGATACCAATACCATCCAGGAGAATCCTGTCGCGGCCAATGTTGAAACCGCTCAGCTATTGAGTGACTCGATCCCTGAAATACTTACCCACTCCAGACAGCACAGCGACAAAAATCTACTGCTCATCACAGAGCAGATAGGCTGGTTGGGTGACAATGTGCAAACCACCGTCAATCAAAGAGAAGCATCCCATAAGCAACATATAAATCTGCTGACGCAACAAATCAGGCAAACAGAAAAGAACTATCAACAGCAGATATCCGCCATCTATAACAGCACATCGTACCGACTGGGAAACAGGATAGTAGGCCCCATACAGCGCCTCCGAAGCCGGGTGACACGGTTTCTGAACAGAAACGCCCATCGCATACACGATATAGCAGAAACCAAGGCGGTCATACTGAAAAATCGTGCACGGCTCAAATGTGTCTCTTTCGATATCTTCGACACGCTGCTGGCCCGGGTCATCGAACCCCCTGAGGCTGTACAGATGGCGGTATGCCGTGAACTTGCGGCGATCTTGGGCGGAGACCATAACACGGAAAGCGTATGGCAGGCGCGGCAGAATGCGGAACAGCATTTACGTGCGGCAGCGCGTGAAAACAGTGGAGACGGAGAGTGCCATTTCGACGACCTGGTCAACGACTGGGTAAATGAGCTGAATTCCGACACTCCCAATGACCTGCTTGCTACCCTGATTCATAAAATCGAGGTAGAGATGGAGTGTCTAGCACTCTACGTCAAACCGGACATGGTTGAATTGCTGAGCTGGATCAGACAGCACGATCTCAAGGTCATCGCCACATCGGACATGTACCTGGGAGAACGGCATATCCGGGAGATCCTGAGCGAAAAAGGATTACTGGACCGGTTGGACGAACTCCATGTCTCTTCAGAGTCAGGCTTATGCAAACACTCCGGCAAACTGTTTCAGCATATATTGGAGCAACATAAATGGCGGCCGGAGGAGCTGCTGCATATCGGAGACAATCCGATCTCCGACAGTCAGGCGCTGCTGGCGCAGGGCGGGATCGGCCTGCACCTGCATGAAAAGCATGAATTGACACGGCGCAAGCATCAAATACTCCATCACGAGATGTGTCACTACGGCGGCCCCTGGCCCGGCATGTGGTTCTCGCAGGTATACGATGCACTACTGTCGCAACAACAGGGCAACCAGGTTGAATCCGGCTTTTTCTACCAATATGGGCGCCATCGGCTCGGCCCCCTATTCAATATCTTCATGGCCGGCTTGACAGAGGCTGTCAGACGGGACCGGATAGACAAACTCTATTTCGTTGCCAGAGACGGATTTATCTTCCAACAGCTCTATTCCATGTGGAAGGGTGACGATTGCCCGCAGGGTGAATATCTCTATGCGTCCAGAAAAACCATTATGGCCGCATCGATCAGCCAGGGCATGACCCTCGATCAGGCGCGCATGGCGCTGTTCAATCCAAAACAGCAGGGCCTTCTGTCGATACTGAAAACCTTTGGCCTGCACAGGAAGGAGTTCGAATCACTGGCCCATCGCCACGGTTTCGAAGAGATGGATCAGCCTCTCACAGACCATCGGGACAGACGCCTGAAGGATTTTCTCGATGACCCTGAAGTACAGCACAAAATCAGTGCATACGGCAGCCTTTGCCGGGAGCGCCTTGAACGCTACCTGGAACAGCTCGGATTCTTCTCCCACGACACTGTCGCCTTTGTGGATATCGGATGGAACGGGACGATCCAGAAGTATCTCAAGAGTGCGTTTGGCCATCGGGACGACTTCCCTAAGATGTCCGGTTACTATTTCGCTTTTGTCGGCAAGATACATAAGGAATTCGGTGAGGATAACAGAGTCCATGGCCTGCTGTACGAAGCCAATAGTGACCCGGAGGCATTTAAGACAGCCACCGAGTTCGAAGAGCTCTTTGAACAGGGTGCGCGATCTCTGGAAGCCACCACCACAGGCTATGCGGATGACGACGGAATGATATCGCCGATACTGAAACCAAATGACAGCGCTGATCGAGTGGCGGAGATACAATGCAATGAATCAATCAAACAAATACATGCCGGCGTACAATCGAGCACAGAAGCATTTGTCAATGCTTACCGCTTGACGGGTGTGAACTTCGATCAACTGCGCCCTTACGGCTTCGCACTCCTGGAACGGGCCATCATCTATCCCACAAGAGATGAAATTGAGCATATTACAGGGCTTGCCCATAGTGAAGACTTCGGCCATGAGAACATCTTGAACCTGAAATCACCACCCGTCAGGCTTGGTGGCCTGCTGCTTCATCCGCGCGCCGTGTGGCACAACTTACTCAATGCACCCTGGAAAGCAGCCATGTTTGCCGACCTTCCCACCCATCTATGGAACTTCATGTTCAGAGTCTTGAAAGTGGTGAGGCACTCGTGA
- a CDS encoding glycosyltransferase, translated as MSGIHSLQLIGSKSFGGAERWFQRFSLALAEMGNPTEIGVRRGHELDGDHWSDLIRHALPMRTVWDPLSRFEVRRLVRRLQPDIVQTYMGRATRLTHLSPAGNTVHVARLGGYYKVDGYRHAHAWIGNTKGICDYLLQAGLPKNRIFHLYNFAELPVPGLPPESLKKDLGIPEDAWVLMTPGRFVPFKGHRFLLEALAGLPAIVAGRPVWQVILGDGPLKQALHDQARASGIDERIVWAGWQLNPDAYYRLADLIVFPSTYAEPFGNVIIEAWGYAKPLVTSASMGASEVVRHEEDGLMFECENALALSQTIERALNDDALRQGMAENGRQRAVREFARDTIMQAYVELYHYLLEHR; from the coding sequence ATGTCAGGGATACATTCGCTCCAGCTGATCGGCAGTAAATCCTTTGGTGGCGCGGAACGTTGGTTTCAGCGTTTTTCGCTGGCTCTGGCAGAGATGGGAAATCCGACGGAAATCGGTGTACGCCGTGGCCATGAACTCGATGGGGACCACTGGTCAGACCTGATCCGACATGCGCTTCCGATGCGTACGGTATGGGATCCGCTGTCGCGATTCGAAGTGAGACGACTGGTCAGGCGGTTGCAACCGGATATTGTACAAACCTATATGGGCAGAGCGACACGACTGACCCATCTTTCGCCCGCGGGCAATACGGTACACGTTGCCCGGCTCGGCGGATACTATAAGGTGGACGGTTATCGACATGCCCATGCATGGATCGGCAACACCAAAGGTATTTGCGACTACCTGTTACAGGCGGGACTGCCGAAAAACCGTATCTTCCACCTCTATAATTTTGCCGAACTGCCCGTGCCGGGGCTGCCGCCGGAAAGCTTAAAGAAGGATCTCGGCATTCCTGAGGATGCCTGGGTGTTGATGACCCCGGGAAGGTTTGTACCCTTCAAGGGGCATCGGTTCCTCCTCGAGGCGCTTGCCGGTTTGCCGGCTATAGTGGCCGGACGTCCCGTATGGCAGGTGATTTTGGGTGATGGCCCGCTGAAGCAGGCATTGCACGATCAGGCCAGGGCATCCGGTATCGATGAACGAATTGTCTGGGCCGGCTGGCAGCTCAATCCGGATGCCTACTATCGCCTTGCGGATTTGATCGTATTTCCCTCCACATACGCCGAGCCCTTCGGCAATGTCATTATCGAGGCCTGGGGTTACGCCAAGCCCTTGGTGACATCGGCCTCCATGGGCGCAAGCGAGGTGGTGCGGCATGAAGAGGATGGGCTGATGTTCGAGTGTGAAAATGCACTGGCATTGTCACAGACGATTGAACGGGCATTGAATGACGACGCACTCAGGCAGGGAATGGCTGAGAACGGTCGCCAGCGGGCGGTAAGAGAGTTCGCCCGGGATACCATCATGCAGGCCTATGTGGAGCTCTACCATTACCTGTTGGAGCATCGTTAA